The genome window TATGATTTTATTCAATTCTAGCTTATTTATCCTTCTCCATTGTTTACCCAGCAATCTCTACCTTCAAAAAAATAATATAATACTTACTCGTTTCATAAATAACTGCATCTATATTATAGATAATTTAGAACGATTTAGGATAAAATATTTGTCCCGATTCCCAGGACATTTACAAATGAATCTCCATCGTTGGGATTTTATATCAATTCGCCTTCATCATTGATATAACCTATCCGATTAACATTCCAAACAGATGCATAATCTCCTATAAATCCATAGGCTTTATCAAAAATGGGATCAATTACAATCTCACCAGTTTTATTGATATACCCCATTTCCCATCTTTCTTAATTGCTGCTAATCCAATATCAGAAGAATGAGAAACTTCCTTATATAGAAAATTGATTTGGATACTACCTTCTAAGTCAATTAACCCCTTACAATTTTTTCGAAGAGAGTTGGCTTTAAAATTCCTATCTCGTAAAGTTCCCCTATTCCTATAAATCTAACATTGTCACTCGTTTTTCGATTTTTTTTATTAAATAAAATTCTAAAAGGTGATAGTGTAATACGATTTTTTATATTTTTCGTAACCAAATGAACCGGAAAAGCTATTTTCCTGCGTTTATTTAATATTTTATTGGAGTATTTCTATGAAAGAACGACAACAATGGGGAACAAGGCTCGGCTTTATAATGGCTGCGGTTGGTTCCGCCATAGGTCTTGGAAACATCTGGCGTTTCCCCTATCAGGCGTACAGCAATGGAGGGGGAACATTCCTTATTCCCTACTTCTTCGCCATGCTGACAGCTGGAATTCCTATCCTTATTATGGAATTCGGTCTCGGTCATAAATATAGAGGAGGAGCACCAAGTGTCTTTGCCCGTCTAACTAAAAATTACAGTCATCTGAATAAATTCGAATGGATCGGCTGGTGGCAGGTTCTCGTTGCACTTATTATCGGTCTTTACTATGTAATTATTATAGCCTGGACTGTTTCCTACACATTCCTGGCATTTGGACAGGTTTGGGGAACGGATACGGGAAGCTTTTTCTTCAATGATTTTTTGAAAATCAGCAGCAGTCCTTTAATTCTGGGTGGAATGAACTGGCCTGTACTGGCTGCTTTAGTGGCAGTATGGGGCATCATGTGGTATATCCTGTTCAGCGGCGTATCAAAAGGAATAGAATTAGCCAATAAAATTTTTATGCCGACCCTCATTGTTCTTGTTCTTTTCCTTACAGGACGTAGTCTTTTTCTCGAAGGTGCCGCCGTCGGTCTGGATTGGCTTTTTAGACCTGATTTCTCAAAACTCTGGGATGTTTCAGTGTGGACCAGTGCTTACGGACAGATCTTTTATTCCATGAGTATCGGTTTTGCAATTATGATTACCTATTCCAGTTACCTGCCGAAAGACTCGGATATCGTAAATAACGGTTTTATGACTGGACTTCTCAACTGCGGCTTCAGTATTATTGCTGGAATCATGATCTTTGCTATACTGGGTCATATGGCGCAAGCTCAAGGCGTTGGTGTGGATGAGGTGGTTTCAGCCGGAATTGGTCTGGCGTTTGTAACCATACCCCAGGCAATCAACTACATGCCAGCCCCCTGGCTAGTGGGGCCTCTATTTTTCCTTTCCCTTACCATTGCGGGGCTCTCTTCCGCCATATCCATCAACGAAACTGTAATTGCCAGTTTTATTGATAAATTCGGTCTAAAAAGAAAGAAAACTGTCACAATCTATTGTATCGGTGGATTTCTGTTCAGTACGATTTATGCTACAGGAGCCGGGCTCTATATCCTCGATATAGTTGACCATTTTATAAATAACTTTGGTATCCTGTTTGTAGGTCTGACAGAGATTATCCTTTTCTCCTGGATTTTCCGTCTGGATGAACTGAAAGAACATATTAATCCTCTCTCAGATTATTCAGTGAAGAACTGGTGGAACTTCTGTCTGAAGGTTCTGACACCAGTGGTGCTAGGCAGTATGGCTATCACAAATTTTGCTTCAGAATTGAAAATCGGCGTCAGCGGAATTCTAACAAGAGTCAATGCCCTGGATGTCATGGCAGACAATGGTATTATCATTACCATTGATCAGGTAGCACCGGGATATGAAGGCTATGGGAGCAGAGAACTCTTCCTGTATGGATGGATTGCCGCCATGGGAGTGTTTGTATTCTCATTTGTATTTCAAAAAATGAAAGGTCATAAAACTCACCTTGGGGGAGAAAACGTATGAGTGGAGAAGCTATCATCATGATGGTCTTTGGTTTAGTAGTAACCTGGGGCGGAGCCAGCCTCTGCCTGTATATTGCTGTAAAAAAACAGAAGAAATAATAATCTTAATCACAGAAGAGAGCCCAGGAGAGGAGCCTGGGTTTCTTACGAAATCCCATTCCAATTATTTTATGTTTTTTTAAGAGAACAGCACCAACTCTCTTTACCGCAAGTTCAAGAGCGTGAAGCATGTATTTGATGTGCATAATTCAGAACCCCTTCAATAGATACAATTTCCAGGGGTTCTGAATTATAGATTGATCCAAATAGCTGTGAAAACCAAGACAGTTAACACCTCACAAATTGTTTCAACCCAAAAAAAGCTCTGAACTTTTAAGTTCAGAGCTTTGACAGTAATCAATGTAAATTCAAGAAAGAAATATCTTTTTTGAAAGATCTACATCTTCTTCCATCCAGACTCTACTGTCGACTTCGGAATTAAACCGAATCAGCCATTACGGCTCGCGGGCTATACCGACGGTCGGGAATTTCACCCTGCACTGAAGATACTATTTTGTTCTCAGCAGATTAAAATACATTGATTTGAATGTCAGTATCTTATTATCCCCTTTATGCAGCTTGGCCAATCATAGCTAGTTTACTTTTCAGATTATTAGGACAGCTGTGGTTTCTTTAGAAGAGAAAGACTCTTGTTTCCAGAAACCAATAGACTTATCATTTAACAATGAGAGGTAATTAATATGATTAAAGCTCCACTAGTAGCAAATAGTGCTTCTTTAGGATTGAATTGGATATATAATATGCCATACTTAAAAAGAATCACGAAAGATAAGGACCCTGTTTTTTGGGAAATTGATCCTGAAATCTATAAGAATTCCAGGAAAGGGTATTTAGCATACCCTAACCATCAAATTGGAGACTTAAGTTTTCAAGGTAGTCTTCTTCTGCTTTTATATAAACATCTTCAAGAGAATTCGGACTATT of Oceanispirochaeta crateris contains these proteins:
- a CDS encoding sodium-dependent transporter; translation: MKERQQWGTRLGFIMAAVGSAIGLGNIWRFPYQAYSNGGGTFLIPYFFAMLTAGIPILIMEFGLGHKYRGGAPSVFARLTKNYSHLNKFEWIGWWQVLVALIIGLYYVIIIAWTVSYTFLAFGQVWGTDTGSFFFNDFLKISSSPLILGGMNWPVLAALVAVWGIMWYILFSGVSKGIELANKIFMPTLIVLVLFLTGRSLFLEGAAVGLDWLFRPDFSKLWDVSVWTSAYGQIFYSMSIGFAIMITYSSYLPKDSDIVNNGFMTGLLNCGFSIIAGIMIFAILGHMAQAQGVGVDEVVSAGIGLAFVTIPQAINYMPAPWLVGPLFFLSLTIAGLSSAISINETVIASFIDKFGLKRKKTVTIYCIGGFLFSTIYATGAGLYILDIVDHFINNFGILFVGLTEIILFSWIFRLDELKEHINPLSDYSVKNWWNFCLKVLTPVVLGSMAITNFASELKIGVSGILTRVNALDVMADNGIIITIDQVAPGYEGYGSRELFLYGWIAAMGVFVFSFVFQKMKGHKTHLGGENV
- a CDS encoding WG repeat-containing protein encodes the protein MYRNRGTLRDRNFKANSLRKNCKGLIDLEGSIQINFLYKEVSHSSDIGLAAIKKDGKWGISIKLVRL
- a CDS encoding WG repeat-containing protein, with product MGYINKTGEIVIDPIFDKAYGFIGDYASVWNVNRIGYINDEGELI
- a CDS encoding methionine/alanine import family NSS transporter small subunit; the encoded protein is MSGEAIIMMVFGLVVTWGGASLCLYIAVKKQKK